One genomic window of Dermacentor andersoni chromosome 8, qqDerAnde1_hic_scaffold, whole genome shotgun sequence includes the following:
- the LOC129380246 gene encoding uncharacterized protein, with protein sequence MMCLGALVTIRHARVAVDAAREQARYMAKNLPAVSRKPSGDLAFIAGTNINEFSKAIDRRIKDCSEEAASTVDSVVSKSALLNFVATTAKRLAEIDELIRAVDEAANNPDLGLLWTSIHNASECIDDAMKVCTGQCDAQAMGEIQQQLHGLDEFAQGIEIKLPHGVKQLMDKLKNTNMYAVLILIPSSEKARQKFSRHRKGLMTELQDFAGHFDIIGQLNGFAKHSLNVSKNVVILLDNVLGDVTTGLGFYQGFVTAVAGITAIIVGLYALGNQCLMLRAPTGVCSFNTASRIMMVAVFLFVLFFPLSMITSTVGTSMGMVADQKLCVPAQSLGAPGSHSFVEFLANSLGSKGTGHFSAALHEEGTESEEGTESEEGTDNEDCTDNEDCTDNEDGTDNEDCKEREGCTEREDCTEREDCTEREDCTESEDCTESEDCTESEDCTESEDCTESEDCTESEDCTESEDCTEREDCTEREDCTEREDCTEREDCTEREDCTEREDCTEREDCTEREDCTEREDCTESEDCTESEDCTESGLHRK encoded by the exons ATGATGTGTCTCGGAGCGCTTGTCACCATACGGCACGCACGTGTGGCAGTGGACGCCGCCAGGGAGCAGGCGCGGTACATGGCCAAGAACTTGCCCGCTGTCTCAAGAAAGCCATCAGGT GACTTGGCCTTCATAGCCGGCACTAACATCAACGAGTTCTCGAAGGCAATTGATCGGCGGATCAAAG ACTGCTCCGAAGAGGCGGCTTCCACGGTCGACAGCGTTGTAAGCAAGAGCGCTCTGCTGAACTTCGTGGCGACCACAGCGAAGC GTCTTGCAGAGATCGACGAGCTGATCCGGGCAGTTGATGAAGCGGCCAACAATCCCGACCTTGGACTTCTGTGGACCAGCATACACAACGCATCAGAGTGCATCGACGATGCGATGAAAGTATGCACAGGACAGTGCGACGCGCAGGCGATGGGCGAAATACAGCAGCAGCTGCACGGCCTGGATGAGTTCGCACAGGGCATTGAG ATCAAGCTACCCCACGGAGTCAAGCAGCTCATGGACAAACTGAAGAACACCAACATGTATGCTGTCCTGATACTG ATTCCTTCAAGCGAGAAGGCAAGACAAAAGTTCAGCCGTCATAGAAAAG GACTGATGACCGAGCTGCAAGATTTCGCCGGCCATTTTGACATCATCGGTCAGCTGAATGGTTTCGCCAAGCATTCGCTGAACGTCTCAAAGAACGTCGTCATCCTGTTGGACAATGTCCTTGGTGACGTCACGACGGGTCTAGGCTTCTACCAAGGTTTCGTCACAGCGGTGGCCGGCATCACTGCCATCATCGTGGGCCTCTATGCGTTAG GCAACCAATGTCTGATGCTGCGAGCCCCTACAGGCGTTTGCAGCTTCAACACTGCCAGCCGGATCATGATGGTGGCAGTGTTCCTGTTCGTCCTCTTCTTTCCGCTATCCATGATCACTTCGACGGTGGGAACCTCCATGGGCATGGTCGCCGACCAAAAGCTCTGCGTGCCCGCGCAGAGTCTGGGGGCGCCTGGTTCGCATTCCTTCGTCGAATTCCTGGCCAATAGTCTAGGGAGCAAG GGCACTGGCCACTTTTCAGCCGCTTTGCATGAAGAGGGCACGGAAAGTGAAGAGGGCACAGAAAGTGAAGAAGGCACGGACAATGAAGACTGCACGGACAATGAAGACTGCACGGACAATGAAGACGGCACGGACAATGAAGACTGCAAGGAAAGGGAAGGCTGCACAGAAAGGGAAGACTGCACAGAAAGGGAAGACTGCACAGAAAGGGAAGACTGCACAGAAAGTGAAGACTGCACAGAAAGTGAAGACTGCACAGAAAGTGAAGACTGCACAGAAAGTGAAGACTGCACAGAAAGTGAAGACTGCACAGAAAGTGAAGACTGCACAGAAAGTGAAGACTGCACAGAAAGGGAAGACTGCACAGAAAGGGAAGACTGCACAGAAAGGGAAGACTGCACAGAAAGGGAAGACTGCACAGAAAGGGAAGACTGCACAGAAAGGGAAGACTGCACAGAAAGGGAAGACTGCACAGAAAGGGAAGACTGCACAGAAAGGGAAGACTGCACAGAAAGTGAAGACTGCACAGAAAGTGAAGACTGCACAGAAAGTGGACTGCACAGAAAGTGA
- the LOC140212988 gene encoding uncharacterized protein translates to MVAVFLFFLFFPLFMITSTLCVPVQSLGAPGSDSFVEFLANSVGSKGTGHFSAALHEEGTESEDGTESEDGTESEDGTESEDGTESEDGTESEHGTESEHGTESEDGTESDDGTESEDGTESEDGTESEDGTESEDGTESEDGTESEDGTESEDGTESEDGTESEDGTESEDGTESEDGTESEDGTESEDGTESEDGTESEDGTESEDGTESEDGTESEDGTESEDGTESEDCTESEDSTISKFRL, encoded by the exons ATGGTGGCAGTGTTCctgttcttcctcttcttcccgCTGTTCATGATCACTTCGACG CTCTGCGTGCCCGTGCAGAGTCTGGGGGCGCCTGGTTCGGATTCCTTCGTCGAATTCCTGGCCAACAGTGTAGGGAGCAAG GGCACTGGCCACTTTTCAGCCGCTTTGCATGAAGAGGGCACGGAAAGTGAAGACGGCACAGAAAGTGAAGACGGCACAGAAAGTGAAGACGGCACAGAAAGTGAAGACGGCACAGAAAGTGAAGACGGCACAGAAAGTGAACACGGCACAGAAAGTGAACACGGCACAGAAAGTGAAGACGGCACAGAAAGTGATGACGGCACAGAAAGTGAAGACGGCACAGAAAGTGAAGACGGCACAGAAAGTGAAGACGGCACAGAAAGTGAAGACGGCACAGAAAGTGAAGACGGCACAGAAAGTGAAGACGGCACAGAAAGTGAAGACGGCACAGAAAGTGAAGACGGCACAGAAAGTGAAGACGGCACTGAAAGTGAAGACGGCACTGAAAGTGAAGACGGCACTGAAAGTGAAGACGGCACTGAAAGTGAAGACGGCACTGAAAGTGAAGACGGCACTGAAAGTGAAGACGGCACTGAAAGTGAAGACGGCACTGAAAGTGAAGACGGCACTGAAAGTGAAGACGGCACTGAAAGTGAAGACGGCACTGAAAGTGAAGACTGCACAGAAAGTGAAGATAGCACAATAAGTAAGTTTCGTTTGTAA